One region of Eupeodes corollae chromosome 1, idEupCoro1.1, whole genome shotgun sequence genomic DNA includes:
- the LOC129943200 gene encoding uncharacterized protein LOC129943200 — protein MGPNLKRQIIEILQDILNTQNVYISTFKTTLEHAPPNLSNLKIIIKADHKPANEHSGRYNAPTTNEIAVLMLDEDKGPRDIVLHGRDGRLQRVSELHRSYDPLQYPLMFICGEDGYCIGIPTIFPATGQINLNKTVSCMQFYSYRFMVRDNETNFLLLFRKLFSQFVVDMAAKMISARLNFIRTHQKTLRAENYIHLRDAVNNDANVNPRNVGQQIILPSTFTGSPRYLHEKNQDAMTYVRKHGRPDLFITMTCKPEWQDIKTELFSRQKSVDRHDIVARDDGYPQYRRRSLEKGGEVAVIGTKEINNSWVVPYSPILSRCFSAHINVEYCHSVKAIKYLTKYINKGSDQATFAIKDPKNEVEKYLNGRYLSTSEAFWRIFKFPIHDHYPAVYHLAVHLENGQRVTFNDSNFQQISQNPPATTLTEFFKLCRNDNFAKTLLYCDVPSYYTWKNKQFYRRKQGKVVPEYPGIKRDDTLGRVYTIHPNSGECFFLRILLHNVRGPVSFKMIRTVNGEIQPTYQAACKKLGLLEDDEHWKYALVDASATQSPRQIRDLFAILLMFCQPTEPKSLWEEFKESMCEDILYQARSEQRNNELLFSDDIFNQGLILIEDKLLMLSDKRIDEYGLPKPTRINQMD, from the exons ATGGGTCCTAATCTCAAACGGCAAATCATAGAAATACTTCAAGATATCTTAAATActcaaaatgtatatatatcaACTTTCAAGACTACTCTCGAACATGCACCTCCAAATTTGTCAAACTTAAAGATTATAATTAAAGCAGATCATAAACCTGCAAACGAGCATAGTGGTCGTTACAATGCTCCAACAACTAACGAAATTGCTGTTTTAATGTTGGATGAAGACAAAGGTCCTAGAGACATTGTTCTGCATGGGCGTGACGGACGTTTACAGCGTGTTTCGGAGCTCCATCGTTCATATGATCCGCTGCAATACCCTTTAATGTTTATTTGCGGTGAAGACGGTTATTGCATAGGCATTCCAACAATTTTTCCTGCAACCggtcaaatcaatttaaataaaactgtttcgTGCATGCAATTTTACTCCTATAGATTTATGGTGAGGgataatgaaacaaattttctgCTTTTATTTCGCAAGCTTTTCAGTCAGTTTGTTGTTGATATGGCCGCCAAAATGATATCAGCGAGACTTAATTTCATAAGAACACATCAGAAAACTCTAAGAGCTGAAAATTATATTCACTTAAGAGATGCTGTTAACAATGACGCTAACGTCAACCCTCGGAATGTAggtcaacaaataattttaccaTCTACTTTTACTGGATCGCCAAGATATTTGCACGAAAAAAATCAAGACGCAATGACATATGTGAGAAAACATGGCCGTCCAGATCTCTTCATCACGATGACCTGCAAACCAGAGTGGCAGGATATTAAAACTGAGCTTTTTTCGAGACAGAAATCTGTTGATAGACATGACATCGTTGCAAGA GATGATGGCTACCCACAATACCGTCGACGTTCCTTGGAGAAAGGTGGTGAAGTTGCTGTCATTGGTACAAaggaaataaataatagttGGGTTGTGCCATATTCTCCTATTTTAAGTAGATGTTTTTCAGCGCATATCAATGTAGAATATTGCCACTCTGTAAaggctataaaatatttaacaaaatacataaacaaGGGAAGTGACCAAGCTACTTTTGCAATAAAAGATCCAAAGAATGAGgtagaaaaatacttaaatggTCGCTACTTGAGCACTTCAGAAGCGTTCTGgcgaatatttaaatttcctaTTCATGACCACTATCCTGCTGTGTATCATTTAGCTGTGCACTTAGAAAACGGCCAACGAGTTACCTTCAACGATTCTAACTTTCAACAAATATCACAGAACCCACCCGCAACGACGCTaacagaattttttaaactttgtaggaatgataattttgcaaaaactcTTTTATATTGCGATGTACCCTCTTACTATACCtggaaaaacaaacaattttaccgTCGTAAGCAAGGAAAAGTGGTTCCAGAATATCCAGGAATAAAACGAGACGATACTCTTGGCCGAGTATACACAATTCACCCCAATTCCGGTGAATGCTTTTTTTTACGGATTCTGCTTCACAATGTTCGTGGAccagtttcttttaaaatgatcAGAACTGTTAACGGCGAAATCCAACCAACATACCAAGCTGCGTGCAAAAAGTTGGGACTTCTCGAAGATGATGAACACTGGAAATACGCTTTGGTTGATGCCTCCGCAACACAGTCACCACGACAGATTAGAGATTTGTTTGCGATCTTGCTTATGTTCTGTCAGCCAACTGAACCAAAAAGTTTGTgggaagaatttaaagaaagtaTGTGTGAAGATATTTTATATCAAGCACGTTCTGAGCAAAGAAATAACGAGCTCCTATTTTCTGATGACATTTTCAATCAAGGTTTAATTTTGATCGAAGATAAACTTTTAATGTTAAGTGATAAGCGAATTGATGAGTATGGACTTCCAAAACCAACAAGGATTAACCAAATGGACTAA
- the LOC129943199 gene encoding uncharacterized protein LOC129943199 translates to MSNQAHIEAVNRLLTDLRSSSRLMGGVTMVFSGDFRQIMPVIPKGTRADIIKSCVKSSSIWRYVQKLQLKINMRVELTNNTDTSEFASLLLRIGDGKHTFMGPNTIELNESFGKIVYSTEQLIQCVYGDLNALESRPFSWFCERAIVSPKNCSVDEINRYVLQNLKTESHKYNAIDTVVDDNDSVHYPHEFLNSLNPAGLPPHQLNLKIGTPIILIRNLNPPNLCNGTRLQIKKLLKNIIQVQILTGPAVGKYGLIPRIPMIPTDLPFQFKRVQFPIKPCFCMTINKAQGQSFKFIGVDLRENVFSHGQLYVALSRVGSKSNQCILLPRSNITANIVYPEALK, encoded by the coding sequence ATGAGTAATCAAGCTCATATTGAGGCTGTGAATAGACTCCTTACAGATTTAAGATCATCGTCAAGACTTATGGGTGGAGTCACAATGGTTTTTTCTGGGGATTTTAGACAGATAATGCCAGTGATTCCCAAGGGTACTCGAGCCGATATtatcaaatcttgcgttaagtCGTCTTCTATTTGGCGATATGTACAAAAACTTcaacttaaaatcaatatgAGAGTAGAGCTTACTAACAACACTGATACTTCTGAGTTCGCGTCTCTACTTCTAAGAATTGGTGATGGAAAACATACTTTCATGGGTCCAAATACAATTGAATTAAACGAAAGCTTcggaaaaattgtgtatagCACAGAACAACTTATTCAGTGTGTGTATGGAGACCTGAACGCGTTAGAATCAAGACCATTTTCTTGGTTTTGCGAAAGAGCTATCGTGTCACCAAAAAACTGTTCAGTAGATGAAATAAACAGATACGTgcttcagaatcttaaaacggAGTCGCATAAATACAATGCAATTGACACTGTGgttgatgataatgatagtgtGCACTACCCTcatgagtttttaaattcactcaACCCAGCAGGCCTGCCGCCACatcaacttaatttaaaaattggtacaccAATTATTCTAATAAGAAATCTCAATCCTCCGAATCTGTGCAATGGCACACGACTCCAAATcaaaaagctattaaaaaatataatacaagtCCAAATTCTTACCGGACCCGCAGTAGGAAAATATGGCCTGATTCCCCGGATACCAATGATACCAACAGATCTCCCTTTTCAATTTAAACGTGTGCAATTTCCCATTAAACCATGCTTTTGTATGACAATTAACAAGGCTCAGGGTCAATCGTTTAAATTTATTGGAGTCGACCTTAGGGAAAATGTCTTCTCTCATGGTCAGCTTTATGTTGCTCTTTCCAGGGTAGGCTCAAAAAGCAACCAATGCATACTTCTTCCTCGCAGTAATATAACTGCAAATATTGTATATCCGGaggctttgaaataa
- the LOC129943202 gene encoding zinc finger MYM-type protein 1-like: MSEESLKNKHLSGSEKRKKRLEQQNKRDEVLKKTYNLFQLGFSRQSPEIQLSPSTSTGQSSDTNAVELPSECSEQTQQDKETSTSKCADGGEDEVQILNQSIEQLGVEYQNDIGIWQNINNEIQDFWCARDPNECQNFECDFSASSRYGGKIKREWLMYSPSTGKVFCFPCVLFGEEQSRSQFKTGFSDWKNATDRMQAHENNSKHQECVHTLISRRRIHGRIDTSLEISINKEREYWTQILQRLVSVIKFVSSRGLPFRGDDEILGSQHNGNYLGILELLAEYDPFLSAHLAKYGNKGKGRPSYLSSTICEELIEIFGNRVLEFIVNEIIEAKYFYISVDSTPDISHTDQLTVVLRYVKSNGEVAERFLAFIPMASHKGEEQAEAILKFLNKYHINIKNARGQSYDNASNMSGCYNGLQAHIKKINSLAHYIPCASHSLNLVGVRAAECSIGAISFFGFVQTLYNFFSASTHRWGIMQNNIENGLVLKKKALQSIIEDKTQTTQTIHEARCLIKEFKKKENVMTLFWNAILDRINAVSKSLQHPAIELTTAVDLLKSLLHFLASQRELFDEYEMQANQKTNIEYSDENQRVRRRKKYHDEGSGEEVLLNGKQKFKIETYLPILDMLYGELSRRLKAYEEINSLFGFLTDFMTKTNQEIKDACIKFIEYYSDDIEPQFTNEMVQFKFFMLQSEDAPEKSKIVDAEKLLKIISD; this comes from the exons ATGTCTGAAGAAAGCCTTAAGAATAAACACCTAAGTGGTTCAGAAAAACGCAAAAAGCGCCTTGAACAACAAAACAAGCGAGATGAAGTGTTAAAGAAGACATACAACCTTTTTCAACTTGGATTCAGCCGTCAATCGCCAGAGATCCAACTTTCTCCAAGTACGTCTACTGGCCAATCTTCGGATACAAACGCGGTAGAACTTCCTTCCGAGTGTTCTGAGCAGACTCAACAGGATAAAGAAACATCTACTTCGAAGTGTGCAGACGGAGGCGAGGACGAGGTCCAAATACTAAATCAAAGCATTGAACAACTTGGAGTAGAATATCAGAATGACATTGGAATAtggcaaaatattaataacgaaatacaagatttttgGTGTGCAAGAGATCCAAACGAATGCCAAAACTTTGAATGCGATTTTTCTGCTTCAAGTCGATA TGGTGGTAAAATAAAACGAGAGTGGCTTATGTATTCTCCATCTACTGGAAAAGTATTCTGTTTTCCATGTGTTCTTTTTGGTGAAGAGCAGAGTCGATCGCAATTCAAAACTGGATTTTCTGATTGGAAAAATGCGACAGACAGAATGCAAGCCCATGAGAATAATTCAAAACACCAAGAATGTGTTCATACCCTTATTAGTAGACGCCGTATTCATGGACGAATTGACACCTCTTTGGAAATTTCCATCAACAAAGAAAGAGAATATTGGACACAAATTTTACAAAGACTAGTATCGGTCATCAAATTTGTAtcatctcgtggattgccatttcgTGGGGATGATGAAATTCTTGGTTCTCAGCATAATGGTAACTATTTGGGAATTTTAGAATTACTCGCCGAGTATGATCCTTTTCTTAGTGCTCATTTAGCTAAATATGGCAATAAAGGAAAAGGAAGACCATCATATTTGTCTTCAACAATTTGTGAGGAATTGATTGAAATATTCGGAAACCGGGTTTTAGAATTTATTGTGAACGAAATTATCGAAGCTAAATATTTCTATATAAGTGTCGATTCCACACCAGACATTTCTCATACTGACCAGTTGACTGTAGTGCTGAGATATGTCAAGTCAAACGGAGAAGTAGCAGAACGTTTTCTGGCCTTTATTCCAATGGCCAGTCATAAAGGGGAAGAACAAGCAGaagcaattttgaaatttttaaataaatatcatattAACATCAAAAATGCGAGAGGGCAGTCATACGATAACGCTTCAAATATGTCAGGTTGCTATAATGGCCTACAGGcgcatattaaaaaaattaattctctCGCACATTACATTCCATGTGCATCGCATTCCCTAAATTTGGTGGGAGTGCGTGCTGCAGAGTGTAGCATTGGTGCAATAAGTTTTTTTGGATTTGTGCAGACCTTGTATAACTTTTTCTCCGCATCAACTCATCGCTGGGGAATAATGCAAAATAACATTGAAAACGGATTAGTtctaaaaaaa AAAGCTTTGCAGTCTATTATTGAagacaaaacacaaacaacacaaacaatTCACGAGGCTCGTTGTTTgatcaaagaatttaaaaaaaaagaaaatgtaatgaCACTTTTCTGGAATGCCATACTGGATCGGATAAATGCAGTAAGCAAATCCCTACAACATCCAGCCATCGAACTTACAACAGCAGTCGATCTTTTAAAATCGCTCTTACATTTTTTGGCATCGCAGCGGGAATTGTTTGATGAGTATGAAATGCAGGCAAACCAAAAAACCAACATCGAATACAGTGATGAAAATCAGAGggttagaagaagaaaaaagtatcatGATGAAGGAAGTGGAGAAGAAGTCTTACTGAAtggaaaacaaaagtttaaaattgaaacgtATTTGCCAATATTAGATATGCTGTACGGAGAATTATCGCGAAGATTAAAAGCCTATGAGGAAATTAATTCTCTCTTCGGATTTTTAACAGATTTCATGACAAAGACGAACCAAGAGATCAAAGACGCATGTATAAAATTCATTGAATATTATTCTGACGACATCGAGCCACAGTTTACTAATGAGATGGTgcaattcaagttttttatgTTGCAATCAGAGGATGCAccagaaaaatctaaaattgtgGATGCCGAGAAGttactcaaaataatttcagatTAA